In Excalfactoria chinensis isolate bCotChi1 chromosome 5, bCotChi1.hap2, whole genome shotgun sequence, a single genomic region encodes these proteins:
- the COPB1 gene encoding coatomer subunit beta, with protein MTAAENVCYTLINVPMDSEPPSEISLKNDLEKGDVKLKTEALKKVIIMILNGEKLPGLLMTIIRFVLPLQDHTIKKLLLVFWEIVPKTTPDGRLLQEMILVCDAYRKDLQHPNEFIRGSTLRFLCKLKEAELLEPLMPAIRACLEHRHSYVRRNAVLAIYTIYRNFEHLIPDAPELIHDFLVNEKDASCKRNAFMMLIHADQDRALDYLSTCIDQVQTFGDILQLVIVELIYKVCHANPSERARFIRCIYNLLQSSSPAVKYEAAGTLVTLSSAPTAIKAAAQCYIDLIIKESDNNVKLIVLDRLVELKEHPSHERVLQDLVMDILRVLSTPDLEVRKKTLQLALDLVSSRNVEELVIVLKKEVIKTNNVTEHEDTDKYRQLLVRTLHSCSVRFPDMAANVIPVLMEFLSDNNEAAAADVLEFVREAIQRFDNLRPLIVEKMLEVFHAIKSVKIYRGALWILGEYCSTKEDIQSVMTEVRRSLGEIPIVESEIKKEAGELKPEEEVTVGPVQKLVTEMGTYATQSALSSSRPTKKEEDRPPLRGFLLDGDFFVAASLATTLTKIALRYVSLVQEKKKQNSFIAEAMLVMATILHLGKSSLPKKPITDDDVDRISLCLKVLSECSPLMNDIFNKECRQSLSHMLSAKLEEEKLSQKKESEKRNVTVQPDDPISFMQLTAKNEMSSKEDQFQLSLLAAMGNTQRKEAADPLASKLNKVTQLTGFSDPVYAEAYVHVNQYDIVLDVLVVNQTSDTLQNCTLELATLGDLKLVEKPSPLTLAPHDFANIKANVKVASTENGIIFGNIVYDVSGAASDRNCVVLSDIHIDIMDYIQPASCTDAEFRQMWAEFEWENKVTVNTNIIDLNEYLQHILKSTNMKCLTPEKALSGYCGFMAANLYARSIFGEDALANVSIEKPIHLGPEAPVTGHIRIRAKSQGMALSLGDKINLSQKKTSL; from the exons ATGACTGCTGCTGAGAATGTGTGCTACACGTTAATCAATGTCCCAATGGATTCGGAACCACCTTCTGAAATCAGCTTAAAAAATGACCTAG AAAAAGGAGATGTCAAGTTGAAGACAGAGGCCTTGAAGAAAGTGATTATTATGATTCTGAATGGTGAAAAACTACCTGGGCTTCTGATGACCATTATACGTTTTGTGCTGCCTCTCCAAGATCACACCATcaaaaagctgctgcttgtctTCTGGGAGATAGTGCCAAAGACCACTCCGGATGGCAGGCTTCTGCAGGAAATGATCCTTGTCTGTGATGCATACAGAAAG GATCTTCAGCATCCAAATGAGTTTATCCGAGGCTCTACTCTTCGTTTTCTTTGTaagctgaaagaagcagaactgcTGGAGCCTCTGATGCCAGCCATCCGTGCGTGCCTAGAGCATCGTCACAGCTATGTGCGCAGAAATGCAGTCCTTGCAATTTACACCATTTATAG aaattttgAACATCTTATACCTGATGCTCCTGAATTGATCCATGATTTCCTAGTGAATGAAAAGGATGCGAGctgcaaaagaaatgcatttatgATGTTAATTCATGCAGATCAG GATCGAGCGCTGGACTATTTGAGTACCTGCATTGACCAAGTCCAGACATTCGGTGACATTCTACAGTTGGTTATTGTTGAGCTGATTTATAAG GTCTGTCATGCCAATCCATCGGAGAGAGCTCGCTTTATTCGCTGCATCTACAACCTGCTGCAGTCATCGAGTCCTGCAGTGAAATATGAAGCAGCAGGAACACTAGTTACGCTCTCCAGTGCACCGACTGCAATCAAG GCAGCTGCCCAATGCTACATAGATTTGATTATTAAAGAAAGTGATAATAATGTGAAATTGATTGTTTTGGATCGGTTGGTTGAGTTAAAGGAGCATCCCTCCCATGAGCGAGTGTTACAG GATCTAGTCATGGACATCCTCAGAGTGTTGAGTACCCCAGATCTGGAAGTGCGCAAAAAAACCCTTCAGCTGGCTCTGGATCTGGTTtcttcaagaaatgtggaggaG CTTGTGATTGTTCTGAAGAAAGAAGTGATTAAGACTAATAATGTGACAGAGCATGAAGATACTGACAAATACAGACAGCTGCTTGTTCGTACATTGCATTCCTGTAGTGTTCGGTTTCCAGATATGGCTGCGAATGTTATTCCAGTG CTGATGGAGTTCCTCAGTGATAAtaatgaagctgctgctgctgacgTACTGGAATTTGTGCGGGAAGCAATCCAGCGATTTGATAACCTCAGACCTCTTATTGTTGAGAAGATGCTTGAAGTCTTTCATGCAATTAAATCTGTCAA GATTTATCGAGGAGCTTTATGGATCCTTGGGGAGTACTGCAGCACAAAGGAGGATATACAAAGTGTAATGACAGAAGTTCGCAGATCACTTGGAGAg ATCCCAATTGTAGAATCTGAAATCAAGAAGGAAGCTGGTGAGCTAAAACCTGAAGAAGAGGTGACTGTGGGCCCAGTCCAGAAACTGGTGACAGAGATGGGTACTTATGCAACCCAGAGTGCTCTGAGTAGTTCCCGGCCCACcaaaaaggaagaggacag ACCTCCATTGCGAGGATTCCTGCTTGATGGGGATTTCTTTGTCGCAGCTTCCCTTGCTACCACTTTAACAAAGATTGCTTTACGATATGTGTCACTAgttcaggaaaagaagaagcaaaac TCCTTTATTGCTGAAGCTATGCTGGTGATGGCCACTATTCTCCATTTGGGAAAGTCTTCTCTTCCCAAGAAGCCCATTACAGATGACGATGTGGATCGTATTTCCCTGTGTCTGAAAGTTTTGTCAGAATGTTCTCCACTCATGAATGATATTTTCAACAAAGAATGCAGACAGTCCCTCTCTCATATGCTGTCAGCCAAGCTAGAAGAAGAGAAACTTTCTCAGAAG aaagaatcAGAGAAAAGGAACGTGACGGTTCAGCCGGATGATCCCATTTCCTTCATGCAGCTTACtgctaaaaatgaaatgagctCAAAAGAAGACCAGTTTCAGCTCAGCCTTCTCGCAGCAATGGGAAACACGCAGAGGAAAGAGGCGGCTGATCCTCTTGCATCCAAACTTAATAAG gttACACAGCTGACGGGTTTCTCAGACCCTGTTTATGCAGAAGCCTATGTCCACGTCAACCAGTATGACATTGTGCTGGATGTGCTTGTGGTAAACCAGACCAGTGATACTCTGCAGAACTGCACACTGGAGCTGGCCACACTGG GTGACTTGAAGCTTGTAGAAAAACCATCTCCTTTGACTCTCGCTCCACATGACTTTGCAAACATTAAAGCTAACGTCAAAGTTGCCTCAACAGAAAATGGAATCATTTTTGGCAATATCG TGTATGATGTCTCTGGAGCTGCCAGCGACAGAAACTGTGTGGTTCTCAGTGATATTCACATTGACATTATGGATTATATCCAGCCAGCCTCTTGTACGGATGCAGAGTTCAGACAGATGTGGGCAGAATTTGAGTGGGAAAACAAA gTTACAGTGAATACAAATATCATTGATCTGAATGAATACTTGCAGCACATACTGAAGTCAACCAATATGAAATGCCTCACTCCAGAGAAG GCACTTTCTGGTTATTGTGGCTTTATGGCAGCCAATCTTTATGCACGTTCCATATTTGGAGAAGATGCACTTGCAAATGTCAGCATTGAAAAGCCAATTCATCTTGGACCGGAGGCTCCTGTCACTGGTCACATACGAATCCGTGCAAAGAGCCAG ggAATGGCCCTGAGTCTTGGAGATAAGATCAATCTGtcccagaagaaaacaagtttatAA
- the PSMA1 gene encoding proteasome subunit alpha type-1, whose protein sequence is MFRNQYDNDVTVWSPQGRIHQIEYAMEAVKQGSATVGLKSKTHAVLVALKRAQSELAAHQKKILYVDNHIGISIAGLTADARLLCNFMRQECLDSRFVFDRPLPVSRLVSLIGSKTQIPTQRYGRRPYGVGLLIAGYDDMGPHIFQTCPSANYFDCKAMSIGARSQSARTYLERHMTEFTDCNLNELVKHGLRALRETLPAEQDLTTKNVSIGIVGKDMEFTIYDDDDVAPFLEGLEERPQRKPALPADEPAEKAEEPMEH, encoded by the exons ATG TTCCGCAACCAGTACGATAACGACGTGACGGTGTGGAGCCCCCAG GGGCGAATTCATCAAATAGAATATGCCATGGAAGCTGTGAAGCAAGGCTCAGCCACTGTGGGGCTGAAGTCGAAAACACATGCTGTTCTGGTTGCTCTAAAG CGAGCACAGTCTGAGCTGGCAGCTCATCAGAAGAAAATCCTGTATGTTGACAACCATATCGGTATCTCAATTGCTGGACTTACAGCTGATGCAAGACTCTTGTG CAATTTTATGCGTCAGGAGTGTCTGGATTCTAGATTTGTGTTTGATAGACCTCTTCCAGTATCTCGTTTGGTGTCACTAATTGGAAGCA AAACGCAGATACCAACGCAGCGCTATGGCAGAAGACCATATGGCGTAGGACTGCTCATTGCAGGTTATGAT GATATGGGCCCTCACATCTTCCAAACTTGTCCCTCAGCAAACTATTTTGACTGTAAAGCCATGTCCATTGGTGCTCGTTCGCAGTCAGCACGAACTTACTTGGAAAGACACATGACTGAATTTACTGATT GTAATCTAAACGAGCTAGTTAAACATGGACTGCGTGCCCTGAGAGAGACTCTTCCTGCTGAACAGGATCTGACCACCAAG AATGTTTCCATTGGGATTGTTGGCAAAGACATGGAGTTCACCatttatgatgatgatgatgtagCACCGTTCCTAGAAGGCCTTGAGGAGAGACCACAGAGAAAG cctgctctgcctgctgatgAGCCTGCGGAGAAGGCAGAAGAGCCCATGGAGCACTAG